In Rhodococcus pseudokoreensis, one DNA window encodes the following:
- a CDS encoding serine recombinase, with protein MSAATDRQWAVRDAVLRWLLAKTTEGYRSPILDADAIGGEVGWAASALSDDEVYDASNYLFKEGYVTGMPVKGVGIPRPMLTLVGRRVAKTGNPLRSKADARDAKSRRRPRTFAEASVTTAGTAK; from the coding sequence GTGAGTGCAGCTACCGATCGCCAGTGGGCGGTTCGTGACGCTGTCCTGCGTTGGCTTCTTGCGAAGACAACGGAGGGCTATCGCAGCCCGATCCTGGACGCGGATGCCATCGGAGGAGAAGTCGGTTGGGCAGCGTCGGCGCTCAGCGACGACGAGGTGTACGACGCCTCGAACTATCTCTTCAAGGAAGGCTATGTGACAGGCATGCCGGTGAAGGGTGTCGGAATTCCTCGACCGATGCTGACTCTTGTCGGACGTCGTGTGGCCAAGACAGGCAACCCCCTACGGTCCAAGGCCGACGCTCGCGACGCTAAGTCGCGCCGGCGCCCGCGGACTTTCGCAGAGGCATCCGTGACGACAGCGGGCACAGCGAAGTAG
- a CDS encoding HPP family protein, translating to MRVLNVMQRPVRVVRQSDSMRTAAVLLAEYGFAAVPVVDDHDRLVGMLNSGDVLRAGQTCSETVGEVMTAPAVAAPMYQYLADVSKMLLQQGLRSLPVVDIDGRVVGILSRSDVVRLMLKPDETIAVGAQRRLDDYTGDGRWRVTVEEGCVTLAGPFADESERRIAIALSKTVPGTRMVSIAAGE from the coding sequence ATGCGAGTGTTGAACGTGATGCAGCGACCGGTTCGAGTGGTGCGTCAATCCGACAGTATGCGCACGGCCGCAGTACTACTGGCCGAGTACGGGTTCGCGGCGGTGCCGGTCGTCGACGACCACGACCGGTTGGTGGGGATGTTGAACAGCGGAGACGTGTTGCGGGCCGGACAAACGTGCTCGGAGACGGTGGGCGAGGTGATGACTGCACCCGCCGTTGCTGCGCCGATGTATCAATATTTGGCCGATGTGAGCAAGATGCTGCTTCAGCAGGGACTACGCAGTCTGCCGGTCGTGGATATCGACGGGCGGGTAGTGGGCATCCTCAGCCGCAGTGACGTGGTGCGGTTGATGCTCAAACCGGACGAGACGATCGCCGTGGGCGCGCAACGCCGCCTCGACGATTACACCGGGGACGGACGCTGGCGCGTGACGGTCGAGGAGGGCTGCGTCACCCTCGCAGGCCCGTTCGCGGACGAATCCGAACGCCGCATCGCGATCGCGTTGAGCAAGACCGTACCGGGCACCCGCATGGTGTCCATTGCCGCTGGAGAATAG
- a CDS encoding Dps family protein: MTPTPITTTLDAEQQRIAGKALQGTVVDLIDLSLIAKQTHWNVIGPHFLSVHPALDELATVARNFTDEAAERATAIGVSPDGRAATVAADAGTTGFAEGWTSDGEVVETIAANLAAVIARLRARIESTEKADPVTQDLLISITARLEQLHWMWQAQRTQPVAQRRRLGQLLSG, from the coding sequence ATGACCCCCACCCCCATCACCACCACCCTCGACGCCGAGCAGCAGCGGATCGCCGGCAAGGCACTGCAGGGCACCGTCGTCGACCTGATCGACCTCAGCCTGATCGCCAAACAGACCCACTGGAACGTCATCGGACCCCACTTCCTGTCTGTACACCCCGCCCTCGACGAGCTGGCCACCGTCGCACGCAATTTCACCGATGAAGCGGCCGAACGCGCCACCGCGATCGGCGTCAGCCCGGACGGCCGCGCGGCCACCGTCGCCGCGGACGCCGGTACCACGGGATTCGCCGAAGGGTGGACATCCGACGGCGAGGTGGTCGAGACGATCGCCGCAAACCTGGCCGCCGTCATCGCACGGTTGCGGGCCCGCATCGAGTCCACCGAGAAGGCGGACCCGGTCACCCAGGACCTGCTAATCAGCATTACCGCCCGACTCGAGCAACTGCACTGGATGTGGCAGGCCCAGCGCACGCAACCTGTTGCCCAGCGCCGTCGGCTCGGACAGTTGCTCAGCGGATAG